The following nucleotide sequence is from Catonella massiliensis.
ACTGCCAGAAATTAAAAGCCACATTGCCATAGGAATTATTCGCTATGGTACTGTTAAAAAATGAGTTGCCATAGTCACCCTGCATAAGCATGACTTCTGTCTTGTCATTAAGCCCCGGATTGGCCTGTGTTGCACTAAAAGCCTCATTCCTCTTCTGCAGTGGAACTCTTGCCCTCATAAGGTCTGAGTAAGGATCTGTCTCCTTATCCCAAGCTTCGATATTTCTAACAGTATAACCGCTAAAATGTGGTTGAGCTGACTTGATTTTTGCCTCGCCTATATCCGGCCAGGTGTCAGCGTAAGCCACATCCCCCATTGATACACCCGCAAAAGCGGATACCGCCATACTCATGATACAAATCTTAGCAATCTGTATCTTCTTTAGTTTCCTCATAATGCCTCCTTTTATTGAATATGTTGATTAATAAAAATACCCCAAACTTAAATATACCTCATTGCATAAACTATTTCAATCATGTTTAGCATTATAAAGATAATTTTGTTGATTTTAGCGAATTTTACCTTAGATTTTTGTGCTATTTAAACAATGGCGACATGTAAAAAAGAAGCCCCTGGAAGGGACTTCTTTTTGCTTATTCACTCTTTTCAGTAGCTTTGTCAGTAGCTTCTACTACATTGATAGTACAGATATCATATTTGCCATTAGCAATTTTTGAAATGATATGAGTCTTGCCTGTCTTTTTAGCAAGCACCTTACCGCTGGAGCTTACCGCAACGATATCAGGGTCAAGACTTGTGAATATTCCTGTTTCCGCTGTTGTATTTGGCTTAAGTATAGCCTGTAGCGTCTTTCTTTTGCCAACCTCAAGCGTAACCTCGCTCAAAGTGAGCCTTATACTTATAGCAGGGGGACCTACATATACATTACACTTAAATACAGTGTCTTCTTTCGCTGTCTTATCCTTAAGGGTAACAGTAACTGTGGCCTCACCCACTTTAAGTGCAGAAAGTTTACCTGACTTAGAAACACTCACAATGCTGTCGTCACTTGACTTAAAATACGCCTTCTGATTCTCTGTCAAATTGTAGACTTTCAAATTGAACTGGCTCTCTGTTACAAGAGAAACCTCTGTAACATTAAGCTTCGGTTCTACAACGTTCTCCTTTGTCAGTACCTCCCCGGCATACAGTTTTATTCTGTCATTGCTAAGGGACAAAATCAAACATAGCATAACCACGACTGACAGAGCGACTTTTTTAATAAGATTTTTCATCTTTAACCTCCGTCTGTCCTATGACATTAGCATAATACAATCAAATTTTGTCATAATCGTGTCATTTTATATATATTTTTGTAACCTTTGTTTAACTTGCAACTATGACTGAAAAGCACTATAATTGAGGTTGTATTATAACGACCGGAAGGAGTGTATAGACTATGCATAATATTTTGATCGCAGATGATAATGCTGATATCACACAGGTACTTGCTGCCTATACTACCAAAGAGGGATACAACCCTATCATTGCAGCAGACGGAGAAGAGGCTCTAAGGCTGTTTGATGAAACCAGCCCTTCAGCTGTACTTCTTGACGTAATGATGCCTAAGATTGACGGCTATGAGGTCTGCCGTAAGATTCGTGAAAAATCAAATGTACCTATCATCCTTGTTACAGCCAGAGGAGAGGGCTTTGAGAAAATAATGGGACTTGACATAGGTGCAGATGACTATATAGTTAAGCCATTTAGTCCTAGCGAGGTTATGGCAAGGCTTAGGGCTGTACTTAGAAGGATGGTTACCCCTGAGACCTCAGCCAATGTAACCAGCGAGAATTATATAAAGATTGACAACCTTGAGATTAACCTTGACGAGTATTCTCTAAGCATTGGAGGCAAGAAGCTCTCCCTTACCAAGAAGGAAATAGAAACTATGTGGACCCTTGCTGAGAATCCTAACAAGGTATTTACAAGGGACAACCTCTTAGACAGCCTCTGGGGCTTTGACTACTTTGGAGACAGCCGTACTGTTGACTCACATATCAAGAGACTTAGGGCAAAGCTTGATGAAGTCGAGCATCCAAACTGGTGCATAAAGACCATCTGGGGTGTGGGCTATAAGTTTGATATTGAGTCCAAGGGTTAACAGGAGGTCACATAAATGGTGTTTAAGAAACATAACGATAAAGGCAGTGAAGATAAAATCATAGATGAGCGCTTTGAGAGAAACTTCAATACCGGTAAGAAGCTAATCGGCTTTGTTGTGCTTGGTGTGGTGATTGCTTTCACTGTATTTTCAAGCATATACTCTGTGTCAGAGCAGGAACAGGCTGTAATCACGCAGTTTGGCAAGGTAGTCGGAGTTGAAGGTGCCGGGCTTCATTTTAAGGTCCCTTTTATACAGGAAAGCACAAGAGTAAATACGACTACCCAGGGTATGCCTATAGGCTATGAAGAGTCAGGTACCAATGATCCCAATGAGGATTTGTCGGACTACGGCGATAGTATGATGATTACCAAGGATTTTAACTTTGTAAACATAGATTTTTATCTTGAATACAAGGTGGTTAATCCGGAGGTGTACTTGTTTAATACCGATGAACCGCTTGATACCTTAAGGAATCTCACCAAGGCATCTATCCGTTCAACCATATCCAAATATCTTGTAGATGAGGTGATGACAACTGCCAAAAGCAAGATACAGGCTGAGGTTAAGGACAGGCTGATTGCTGAGATGCAAAAGGTTAACCTCGGTATAGAGGTGGTAAATGTATCCATACAGGATGCAGAGCCTCCTACAGCAGAGGTAGTACAGGCATTTAAGGCAGTTGAGACTGCGAAGCAGGGTGCAGAAACGGCTATAAATAATGCAAATAAATATCAGAGCGAAAAGCTTCCGTCAGCCAATGCTGATGCGGATAAGATAATAAAAGAAGCTGAGGCTTATAAGGAAAACCGTATTGCAGAGGCAGAGGGACAGGTAGCAAGATTTAGCGATACCTATAAGGAGTACAAGAAGTATCCTCTCATAACCAAGAAGCGTATGTTCTATGAGACTCTTGAAGAAGTCCTTCCTAGTCTGGATGTAATCATAACGGATGGAAAGACTCAGTCAATCTACCCGGTAGACAAGTTCAATAATTAGGGAGGAAGCTTATGAAGAACAAGAGATTTTTACTTTTTATAGTGGTATTAATCGCCCTTTTCTTAGGCTTTAATTCCACCTATTCACTTAAGGAAAATGAATATGGCATAAAGCTGCAATTTAATAAGATTGTTGCCATA
It contains:
- a CDS encoding Ig-like domain-containing protein gives rise to the protein MKNLIKKVALSVVVMLCLILSLSNDRIKLYAGEVLTKENVVEPKLNVTEVSLVTESQFNLKVYNLTENQKAYFKSSDDSIVSVSKSGKLSALKVGEATVTVTLKDKTAKEDTVFKCNVYVGPPAISIRLTLSEVTLEVGKRKTLQAILKPNTTAETGIFTSLDPDIVAVSSSGKVLAKKTGKTHIISKIANGKYDICTINVVEATDKATEKSE
- a CDS encoding response regulator transcription factor; translated protein: MHNILIADDNADITQVLAAYTTKEGYNPIIAADGEEALRLFDETSPSAVLLDVMMPKIDGYEVCRKIREKSNVPIILVTARGEGFEKIMGLDIGADDYIVKPFSPSEVMARLRAVLRRMVTPETSANVTSENYIKIDNLEINLDEYSLSIGGKKLSLTKKEIETMWTLAENPNKVFTRDNLLDSLWGFDYFGDSRTVDSHIKRLRAKLDEVEHPNWCIKTIWGVGYKFDIESKG
- the hflK gene encoding FtsH protease activity modulator HflK, whose product is MVFKKHNDKGSEDKIIDERFERNFNTGKKLIGFVVLGVVIAFTVFSSIYSVSEQEQAVITQFGKVVGVEGAGLHFKVPFIQESTRVNTTTQGMPIGYEESGTNDPNEDLSDYGDSMMITKDFNFVNIDFYLEYKVVNPEVYLFNTDEPLDTLRNLTKASIRSTISKYLVDEVMTTAKSKIQAEVKDRLIAEMQKVNLGIEVVNVSIQDAEPPTAEVVQAFKAVETAKQGAETAINNANKYQSEKLPSANADADKIIKEAEAYKENRIAEAEGQVARFSDTYKEYKKYPLITKKRMFYETLEEVLPSLDVIITDGKTQSIYPVDKFNN